cctagtatatccctctgggcttctccctgcctgttaacatctaagccagatggtagtagtcgattttgcaccgactacaggaaattaaataaagtgacggtgccagactcctacccattgcccttgatagaggaccttatagatagtataggagtagccaaatttgtaaccactatagacttacttaaaggttactaccagattccctctcggacgaggcccaaataatatccgccttcatcacccccttcggactataccaatacacagtgatgccctttggcttgtctaatgctcccgccaccttccagagggctataaattacatcactcaggacttggagggaacatctgcatatctggacgacctggtggtgacttcggacgactgggtgacacatctgacccgtcttcggaggctgatgggtcggttgcaggaagccgggcttacaatcaacctggccaagtccaccttcgggaagtctacggtggtctacctgggacatgtggtggggaacggcaaggttcgccccaagagagctaacgtggaggccatccttggcttcctgtccctaccaccaggaaagctctcatgaggttcttggggatggctggtttctacagaagattctgtaggaacttctccaccctggccgcccccctgacggaccttatcagcacttccgtccccttccactggaccccgacctgtgaccaagccttccaacacctcaaggcgtttctctcctcggaaccagtggtctggacgccggatcactcccgcccttccatctacaagtggacgcgagtggagttggagtgggtgctgtcctactacaaacggaccccacaagcggcatcctccatcccatcgcctatcactccgccaagctgaagaaacatcaactcaactactccaccatcgagaaggaggctctggcactcgtcctggcgctccaacgttttgagtgctatcttcatcctggtcctcaaactacgaaggtcttcaccgatcacaatcctctggccttccttcacgccatgaagaaccgaaaccaacgcattcttaggtgggccttgttaactcaacccttcaacttggaagtccaccatatcaagggggtggacaacatcatcgccgacgtcttatcaagatctcccgtctcacctccttcatgagcccattacggaggtcttaggggggaggaaatgttacggcccgcccgtaacatacattagtaccatcacctcctccgcttgttacctcgttcgccacctctccgcctccccttccacgtcaccgtttcatgaagcccgctactgtcccgaagttggattcacgcggcccctttcgactcaaccgaaagtgttgagccagctcttaacTTCCTGGAGtgcaagttgagatccaagcctcaaccagtgaacacaacgcctcttgggtctaccgtgggatcaactatcacccagcatttcaccactgcgacaccgcataagtatcacttcccctcgtccgtgctttccacattgcctctatataggattaggattattgttaggtattaagttggcatttattgttgtatttattactgtgttatatgtacatgtgtatgtcattttcctgtgtttcatgttatatatctgtgtttcatgtttcttgttatatatgtgtcaatttcattatgggttattaaaatagctttttaaagtgacccccttttgcatttcctcaccagttgaacctgcagtgtttttttttattgttattgttcaccggctccccgatgccaatcttaccagtttaaccggtgaacgtaacatttctttctttaataaatTTATATTAAAATTTCCAATTATGTAACATGCCGAATCATAAGTGTCAAGAATTCCAAAATTTCTTCTAATGACattagaaaattattaaaacaaGCATTAGGGGGTCTATAAATAATTCCTATCACATACTTGCATTTACCTGTAATTTCCAGGAATAATGACTCAATATGTGGTTGTTGGAAACAGATGTTCTGTAGAGTATTACCTTGAAAAATGTTATGTAAAAATATGGCAAGGCCACCACCAGTGATACTCTTATTCTGGAAGTATGCTTGATATGAGTTTAGTTTGTACAAAGAAGATATATTATCATGGAGACGTGTTTCGCATAATCCTATCACATCAAACTTTACACTAGTAACATTTAAACACTGATCATAAAAAGAATCTAAATGTAATGGGACACTGCTAATGTTATATGACATGATATTGAGGCTATTGTGTTGTAAGTTAGTCTTTAAATCTTGGCAAAAGTAATACTGACAAATCAATTTGTTTTAACAAGTTATCTATAAGATAACTATCAACAGAATCTGGACAATCTAATTCTTTAAAGGGATCATAAGATAAATCACTTATAATATGTAATGGAAATTGATGGTTATCATTAATATAGTCTAGGAATGACTCATcaaaatgagaaaagggaaaacaatatGAACCCATTACTTATATCTTAAGTATCGTTACATATTACGTATATACAATAGTACTAGACCATCTTACTACTTCTTTGTCTTGCCTTTCCTCGTCTGTATCCGTTGCCTGTCTCCTGCCTCAGAGGCTACAACGTTCACAGCAGCGTCGGCGGCAGCAACGTCCACAGAGGCAGCACTTCCATCGACACCAGCAGCAGAatcagcagtggcagcagtagcactGGAAGTCGTCGCAGCAACATCGGAGTGCACGGCTGTGGCTCCCCCAGTACCGTCAATAGGCTCAGCAGCTGCACTGGCAGTCGTGTCCGAAGCACTTCGTGAACCCCGGTTACCACTACCGCCACTCGCCACGCCACCTTCGCCGCCCACCGCGCCAGGTCTCTCCTTCACAATCAGCTTCGTGTGTCTAAAATAGGCGATCTTTCCCTCATTACGTGCTTGACGCAGTAAGGGCATTTTCACCCTCTTAATGGCttgggaagtgagagggagatctTCATTGATATAGATGTTGGTACCTCGGAGCTTCGGACAGTTTCTCAGCACCGCCTCCCTGTCGCTGAATCTTGAAAAACGTACAATCACTGGCCTGTCTCGTTGTTCACTTTGCTTACCGACTCTGTGAGCTCGCTCAATCTCCATCTTCGGTAGTTGTAGTTTCTTCTCTAAAAGCTTGCTCACCTCTTCCGCCGTTTTCTCCCATGTCTCCCCGGGGTGTTCTGGCAGTCCGGTGATTTGGAGATTATTGCGTCTGCTATAATCTTCTTGGTACACACTCTTCTCTTCCAGCTCCTTTATCTTCTCAGTTTTTGGTTTGTAGATCTTCAGTCAAGCTATCAATCATCTCCTTGGCGTTTTCCTTGTACCGCTTCAGTTGGTTCACTACACCTCTTAATTCGTCGACCTCGTTTTGAGTGAACTCCAGGCTCCTTGTTAAGTCGCTCACTGTTGTTTCACACGACTGGATCCTTTCGTTTACTTGCTGCAGAAAGATTTCTAAGGCAGTTTTATATGCCTTATCTTGACAGTCAAGTAAAGTTCTCAGTATGTCGATGTCCATCTTGGTAACAAATCACCAATACAGCTAGTATATGAAAGGCTGGAAAAGACTGGAACGTCTGAATAGGACGACTGctaggacagagagagaagagagagagagagagagagagagattttcaagtATATCTTAAAATGGTTCTGTAAtttctgtaataataataacatgagaaacaatCTTGATAATCTggctaaccattctctctctctcttctctctctctctctctctctctctctctctctctctcgagagagagagagagagagagagagagagagagagagagagagagagagagagagagagagagagagagagagagagatatatatatatatatatatatatatatatatatatatatatatatatatatatatatatatatatatatatatatatatatataccatcatCAATCACCAAGTAACACTTTCCACCTGATACAAGCCTTCCTTGAATAATATCCTCACAATTATTGAGTCTcgatgaagagcaggaggaggaggaggaggaggaggaagaagagcaggagtatAAAGGGAAGGATACATGGGATGAGAGATATTCCCTACAAAGCGAGATTGAAGACATTTACTTATtggcattccttagagagacgtaggaggGGAAAGCAcatggctgggtgggtgggtggttaggtaggtaggtgggtggatgggttcCATGAGGATATAATAGAGTTATATGGTTAGACTGAAGGGGTGATGGGCTGATAAAGGATActataccatctctctctctctctctctctctctctctctctctctctctctctctctctctctctaccagtgATGATGAGGAGCGGCACTTGTCGTCCCAGGGGCGGGTGGGAGTGAATCTTGAGCAGCTGGTCACACACGCAGCTGTGCTCCCTCACACAAAAGGTGGAATAAGCCtgcaggaggagagatggacTTACTGGCAAGGACAAGGGACAGAGGTACTGGTGGTGTGCTGAAAGGCTGGCTAaagaggaacaaagaaggaCTGGGAGAGTGAAAGGCTGGATAGAGATCAAGCTAAGACCTAAAGCAAAATTTCAAAgcctgagggaagagaaaacaaagcttAGGCTTACATGCCGGGAAATCAGCCTTTGCTCTTCCTCCCAGATGTCTCTCTCCTAGCAAAATAAACTATGAAAATTGAAAAGTGAAACACCGGAAAATTTTGATTAAATTGATACACTCACACATTATATCATGAGTAAAGAGTAACACTGCATTCATATGTGGACGGTAACGAAGGGATTAATTTATTAtattaaaaaattaaataaataaaactaagcaaccctaacctaaccataatgAAACTAACAGTAGGAGCAAAAAACAACACTGCTCACCACAAAATGTCCAGGTGTGTCATTCACCTACCACCAACACATTACCTAATACtgttactactctctctctctctctctctctctctctctctctctctctctctctctctctctctctctctctctctctctctctctctcattctctctctctctctctctctctctctctctctctctctctctctctctctctctcttttttttcacttgttccttttctcctttcttctcttgagTTGtcatttccttcgttcttcttctccattccttcttgaagtattatcattttttctttggtcttcttttttttcatttctcttcttttctttcttcattcttcttcttcctctctgcaAACAAGGAATACAATTTTAAACCCACAACATAAAAATGAACAAGCagcaaaaacacagaaaatggTTTTgatgaggataataataataataataataataataataataataataataatttgttacATTAGCTTttatcacgcacacacacacacacacacacacacacacacacacacacacaccgcgttgtgtagtggttagcacgctcgactcacaatcgagagggccgggttcgagtcccggcgcggcgaggcaaatgggcatgcctcttaatgtgtagcccctgttcacctaccagtaaataggtacgggatgtaactcgattgtggcctcgctttcccggtgtgtggagtgtgttgtggtctcagtcctacccgaagatcggtctatgagctctaagctcgctccgtaatggggaagactggctgggtgaccaacaggcaaccgtggtgaattacacacaaacaccctgGAACAGCATGCATGTTGCATTGCATCCAGTGCGCGGTTAGCAATTAACTTAGCCTCTCCCTCTCAATGGCAGAGATCAGAGCTGAGCTCATTACCGAGCTTCGTGTAAGACTGCGACCACGCTTAATGCACACACTAAatgcacaccaacacacacaaaatactgagtgattccccgtgtcctctcttcccggttccctttgtggtctcatttatacaattgagcagctgcagcctgccctctaaagacaacttctactacttcctacactacactacaacaccttacacttttacactctcttcaaatcaaaatttaataatggcttcaccacgccctgcctcggagtccccctctggggaggggaccataaatgtccccaggtcggactgcccctctgctgtcgaccttgggtgtcttgacacttcatctaatactttcactatcaatttctgcaacattcgtggccttcgttctaattttcaatctgtggaacaccacctctcctctactaaacctcatcttctcttcctaactgaaacacagttgtctgtgactactgacagcagccccttttctgttccctcctacttgctctatcctcattttcaatccaaagctggatgttgcgcatacgtgcgtaacgacaccacttgctctcgtgcccacaatcttgaatcttcagaattttctaccatctggctaagacttcaatgtcactctctaactaaattcatctgtgctgtatacctctcacctaattcctctgactatgtaaaattctttgactatttgacttccaaggtggagcacatcttatctcactttccttttgctgagatctccattttagggatttcaatgttcaccaccagctttggctttcatcttctttcactgaccaacctggtgaacaaaccttcaactttgctatccttcatgacctagagcagctagtgaagttccctacccgtattcctgaccgccttggagacacgcccaacattcttgatcttttcctaacctccaacccttctgcttactctgttaaactttcctctccgttgggctcctccgaccacaatctaatttccgttaccagttctatcactccagtgcagcctcaggacccgcctaagcggaggtgcttctggcattttaactctgctaagtgggaggaactaaggcagtactattctgatttccttgggatgattattgttttcatgtcagagatccttctctttgtgccgagcgcat
This region of Portunus trituberculatus isolate SZX2019 chromosome 12, ASM1759143v1, whole genome shotgun sequence genomic DNA includes:
- the LOC123502720 gene encoding caM kinase-like vesicle-associated protein — its product is MEIERAHRVGKQSEQRDRPVIVRFSRFSDREAVLRNCPKLRGTNIYINEDLPLTSQAIKRVKMPLLRQARNEGKIAYFRHTKLIVKERPGAVGGEGGVASGGSGNRGSRSASDTTASAAAEPIDGTGGATAVHSDVAATTSSATAATADSAAGVDGSAASVDVAAADAAVNVVASEAGDRQRIQTRKGKTKK